The DNA segment CAGATTATATGATCATGATGTTCGCCATTATTTAGCTCATACATTGCTTGCTCATTGTAAAATTTTAAACGATTTATTATCCCTGCTGACTCGAACTGGTTAAGTACTCTGTAAACGGTAGCAATTCCTGTTGAGCTACCCTGTGCTTTAAGTTTAGAAAAAACACCATCAGGACTGAGATGTTTATCCTTGTTTTTTTCAAACAATTTAAGTATTTCAACACGAGGTTGTGTGACTTTAAAACCGAATTCTTTTAAATCAAGATTTTTCGAGTTCATCATTATTTTAGGTAATTTTATAAATTCTAGTATAAGATTATTCGAAAAGCTTAGTTATGTAAAGATTTTAGACAAGGAGTTTTTAGTGATTAAATATACGTCCACTTTAGCTAATC comes from the Francisella persica ATCC VR-331 genome and includes:
- a CDS encoding Fur family transcriptional regulator, which translates into the protein MNSKNLDLKEFGFKVTQPRVEILKLFEKNKDKHLSPDGVFSKLKAQGSSTGIATVYRVLNQFESAGIINRLKFYNEQAMYELNNGEHHDHIICIKCNIIQEFYSPEIEALQKQIVESFGAEMINHSLNIYVKCKSCSEKE